In Portunus trituberculatus isolate SZX2019 chromosome 46, ASM1759143v1, whole genome shotgun sequence, a single window of DNA contains:
- the LOC123519849 gene encoding L-xylulose reductase-like has protein sequence MGKFSGRRALVTGAGSGIGRATALKLAEMGAEVFALSKTLANLESLKQECPSINIIPVNLENWTESREAVKKITPIHLLVNNAAYAEVAPFLEASPECFDKTFNVNVKAVMNISQVVAGDLVARQLRGSIVNVSSQAGHRALQDHTVYGSSKSSLEMLTRSMGLELGPKGIRTNAVAPTVVKTPMALVGWSDPVKAAGMISKIPQGRFAEVEEVVNAIVFLLSDESDMVNGHSLPVDGGYLAA, from the coding sequence ATGGGAAAATTCTCCGGTCGCCGTGCATTGGTGACAGGTGCTGGGAGCGGCATCGGACGCGCCACTGCTTTGAAACTGGCTGAAATGGGAGCTGAAGTATTTGCTCTGAGTAAAACGCTCGCCAATTTGGAATCACTCAAGCAAGAGTGTCCCAGTATCAACATCATCCCCGTAAACTTAGAAAACTGGACAGAATCAAGAGAAGCAGTGAAGAAGATTACACCcatccacctcctggtcaataACGCCGCTTATGCAGAGGTAGCACCTTTCCTGGAGGCTTCACCGGAGTGCTTTGACAAAACATTTAACGTCAACGTCAAGGCCGTCATGAATATATCCCAAGTTGTGGCTGGGGACCTAGTGGCAAGACAGTTACGAGGGTCCATAGTCAATGTATCTTCCCAGGCAGGACATCGTGCTTTACAAGACCACACTGTGTACGGCTCTTCAAAAAGTTCTCTTGAAATGTTGACCAGATCAATGGGTCTGGAGCTGGGACCAAAAGGCATCCGGACTAACGCCGTGGCGCCAACGGTAGTCAAGACACCAATGGCTCTGGTGGGATGGTCGGACCCTGTCAAGGCGGCTGGAATGATATCCAAGATACCCCAGGGGAGGTTTGCTGAGGTGGAGGAAGTAGTGAACGCTATCGTGTTTCTGTTATCAGATGAGAGTGACATGGTGAATGGGCACTCCTTACCAGTTGATGGAGGATATTTGGCAGCATAA
- the LOC123519848 gene encoding phenazine biosynthesis-like domain-containing protein isoform X1 produces the protein MKLDVFTVDAFTSRPFSGNPAAVIPLLQMLDEKTLQQVASELNLSETAYVAPLAEGKASWQECDRFSLRWFTPTNEVPLCGHATLATSHVLLHCLGNSNTRLKFETKSGTLVARRDDHCIILDFPANPPETLTPAEETQLSELVKVASGGLLVSQVLISRTTRKLLVRLHPSCTRQQLEALQLDTGDLLRQHDGSLVKGVILTLGAEDNGDPQPTAECHCYSRYYAPWNGIPEDPVTGSAHTVLGPYWAEQLGCTVLKCKQVSPRGGDVTVTVRNDGRVDLAGESTTVLQGHITLSG, from the exons ATGAAACTGGACGTCTTCACAGTTGATGCATTTACCAGTCGTCCTTTTTCTGGTAATCCAGCGGCTGTGATACCCTTGCTTcag ATGTTAGATGAAAAAACTCTACAGCAAGTGGCCAGCGAACTTAATCTCTCTGAGACTGCTTATGTCGCCCCATTGGCAGAGGGTAAAGCGTCATGGCAGGAATGCGATCGTTTTTCTCTCCGCTGGTTTACTCCCACCAATGAGGTTCCTCTATGCGGCCATGCCACTCTGGCCACCTCCCACGTCCTTCTCCATTGTCTCG GTAATTCCAACACTAGACTGAAGTTCGAAACTAAGAGCGGGACACTAGTGGCAAGACGTGATGACCACTGCATTATCCTAGACTTTCCTGCTAATCCACCCGAGACCCTGACCCCTGCCGAGGAGACCCAACTGTCCGAATTAGTCAAGGTAGCAAGCGGTGGTTTACTGGTGTCTCAGGTACTCATCTCACGAACTACCAGGAAACTTCTTGTTCGTCTTCATCCGTCCTGCACAAG GCAGCAACTTGAAGCTCTGCAACTAGACACCGGCGATCTGTTGAGGCAGCATGACGGGTCACTAGTGAAGGGTGTCATCCTTACACTGGGAGCGGAGGACAATGGAGACCCTCAACCAACAGCAGAGTGTCACTGTTATTCGCGTTATTACGCCCCTTGGAATGGAATACCAGAGGATCCCGTCACAG GTTCAGCTCACACAGTGTTGGGGCCTTACTGGGCTGAGCAGCTTGGATGCACGGTATTAAAAT GTAAGCAAGTGTCTCCGAGAGGCGGTGACGTGACAGTCACAGTGAGGAACGACGGCCGCGTCGACTTGGCTGGCGAGTCCACCACCGTGCTTCAGGGACACATCACCTTGTCAGGCTAG
- the LOC123519848 gene encoding phenazine biosynthesis-like domain-containing protein isoform X2, whose amino-acid sequence MLDEKTLQQVASELNLSETAYVAPLAEGKASWQECDRFSLRWFTPTNEVPLCGHATLATSHVLLHCLGNSNTRLKFETKSGTLVARRDDHCIILDFPANPPETLTPAEETQLSELVKVASGGLLVSQVLISRTTRKLLVRLHPSCTRQQLEALQLDTGDLLRQHDGSLVKGVILTLGAEDNGDPQPTAECHCYSRYYAPWNGIPEDPVTGSAHTVLGPYWAEQLGCTVLKCKQVSPRGGDVTVTVRNDGRVDLAGESTTVLQGHITLSG is encoded by the exons ATGTTAGATGAAAAAACTCTACAGCAAGTGGCCAGCGAACTTAATCTCTCTGAGACTGCTTATGTCGCCCCATTGGCAGAGGGTAAAGCGTCATGGCAGGAATGCGATCGTTTTTCTCTCCGCTGGTTTACTCCCACCAATGAGGTTCCTCTATGCGGCCATGCCACTCTGGCCACCTCCCACGTCCTTCTCCATTGTCTCG GTAATTCCAACACTAGACTGAAGTTCGAAACTAAGAGCGGGACACTAGTGGCAAGACGTGATGACCACTGCATTATCCTAGACTTTCCTGCTAATCCACCCGAGACCCTGACCCCTGCCGAGGAGACCCAACTGTCCGAATTAGTCAAGGTAGCAAGCGGTGGTTTACTGGTGTCTCAGGTACTCATCTCACGAACTACCAGGAAACTTCTTGTTCGTCTTCATCCGTCCTGCACAAG GCAGCAACTTGAAGCTCTGCAACTAGACACCGGCGATCTGTTGAGGCAGCATGACGGGTCACTAGTGAAGGGTGTCATCCTTACACTGGGAGCGGAGGACAATGGAGACCCTCAACCAACAGCAGAGTGTCACTGTTATTCGCGTTATTACGCCCCTTGGAATGGAATACCAGAGGATCCCGTCACAG GTTCAGCTCACACAGTGTTGGGGCCTTACTGGGCTGAGCAGCTTGGATGCACGGTATTAAAAT GTAAGCAAGTGTCTCCGAGAGGCGGTGACGTGACAGTCACAGTGAGGAACGACGGCCGCGTCGACTTGGCTGGCGAGTCCACCACCGTGCTTCAGGGACACATCACCTTGTCAGGCTAG
- the LOC123519715 gene encoding uncharacterized protein LOC123519715, with product MITAVRSNRTIKSLASGGLATILALLATLLLVHPAIAQAIADESYGTMHLEGVKEDQTWLQTMDAGNEVARSRVRRFVPFPASSTLETSFKLKLPVTGTVGLNLIVLVTAFVFKLPEEYFSIGRSYTNSAADERAFLYSNMESLLDSFGYNGRACTLRTLCEIAESPFEHDLYGEVINLVLSASKSPSNDVEYDDYMLAEHYGHTYGDCGSIYHTCPTSVLDIISHSI from the exons ATGATTACGGCAGTGAGGTCTAACAGAACCATCAAGTCCCTGGCAAGTGGAGGGCTAGCAACCATCCTCGCGCTGCTGGctactcttcttcttgtccATCCCGCCATTGCCCAGGCCATCGCAGACGAGAGCTACGGCACTATGCACCTTGAAG gagtgaaggaggaccAGACGTGGCTGCAGACGATGGATGCCGGCAACGAAGTGGCAAGATCAAGAGTGCGCCGCTTTGTTCCCTTCCCTGCTTCCAGCACACTCGAG ACTTCCTTCAAGCTGAAGTTGCCGGTGACGGGAACAGTAGGTCTGAACTTGATAGTACTCGTCACTGCCTTCGTCTTCAAGCTGCCGGAGGAATACTTTTCGATAGGCAGGAGCTATACAAATTCTGCTGCCGACGAGAGAGCCTTCCTATATTCTAACATGGAATCGCTTCTTGATAG TTTTGGGTACAACGGACGAGCATGCACCCTCAGGACCCTGTGTGAGATAGCTGAGTCGCCTTTTGAGCACGACCTGTACGGGGAAGTCATTAATCTTGTCCTCTC gGCTTCCAAGAGTCCCAGCAACGATGTGGAATACGACGACTACATGCTGGCTGAGCACTACGGCCACACTTACGGGGATTGTGGTTCCATCTATCACACTTGCCCCACTTCCGTTCTTGATATCATATCGCATTCAATCTAA